One genomic segment of Thermovibrio guaymasensis includes these proteins:
- a CDS encoding molybdenum cofactor biosynthesis protein MoaE — protein MKKPTAEELIERIKERAKPENLGMILIHNGIVRGSSKKGEKVKGMELSVDRERLKDVVRELESREGIEAIEVWINEGKLKVGDDIMLVAVGGRFRKDVLPAFEDLIRKIKEEVVVEKEI, from the coding sequence ATGAAAAAGCCAACGGCAGAGGAGCTGATTGAGAGGATTAAAGAGAGGGCAAAACCTGAAAACCTGGGAATGATTCTAATTCACAACGGAATCGTTAGGGGGAGCTCCAAAAAGGGAGAGAAGGTGAAGGGAATGGAGCTCTCAGTTGATAGGGAAAGGCTGAAAGACGTAGTAAGAGAGCTTGAGAGCAGAGAAGGAATAGAAGCGATAGAAGTATGGATAAATGAAGGGAAGTTAAAGGTTGGCGATGACATTATGCTGGTGGCTGTTGGAGGAAGGTTTAGGAAGGACGTCCTTCCCGCATTTGAAGACTTAATCAGGAAAATAAAGGAAGAGGTAGTGGTTGAGAAAGAAATTTAA
- a CDS encoding ABC transporter ATP-binding protein, translating to MALIELKGIRKVFKQGDLNVEVLKGINLKIEEGEFVAIMGPSGSGKSTLMYILGALDRPTEGKYFLKGIDVFSLSDYKISKLRAKFIGFVFQSFYLIPYLSVLDNVLVPVEYLPKEDRKERFKGKSPEGRAKELLERLGMEERLNFKPSELSGGQKQRVAIARALMNYPEVILADEPTGQLDSKSGKKVMEIFKELNREGKTIVLVTHDPTVASYADRVIKIRDGKVEE from the coding sequence TTGGCCTTAATTGAGCTTAAGGGCATTAGGAAAGTTTTTAAGCAGGGAGACTTAAACGTTGAAGTCCTAAAGGGAATAAACCTTAAGATAGAGGAAGGGGAATTTGTAGCCATAATGGGACCTTCAGGTTCTGGAAAGTCAACTTTAATGTATATACTAGGAGCCCTTGATAGACCTACTGAAGGTAAGTATTTCCTGAAAGGGATTGACGTTTTCTCACTCTCAGACTATAAGATTTCAAAACTGAGGGCAAAGTTTATAGGATTTGTATTCCAGTCCTTCTATTTAATTCCTTACCTATCAGTCCTAGATAACGTCTTGGTTCCGGTAGAGTACTTACCTAAAGAGGATAGGAAAGAGAGGTTTAAGGGGAAAAGCCCCGAAGGGAGGGCAAAGGAGCTCCTTGAAAGGCTTGGTATGGAAGAGAGGTTAAACTTTAAACCTAGCGAACTCTCAGGAGGTCAGAAGCAGAGGGTTGCAATCGCAAGGGCTCTAATGAACTACCCTGAAGTAATCCTTGCAGATGAGCCGACGGGACAGCTTGATAGCAAATCGGGAAAAAAAGTAATGGAAATTTTTAAGGAACTTAACAGGGAAGGAAAGACAATAGTTCTTGTAACCCACGACCCAACGGTTGCTTCGTACGCAGATAGAGTCATAAAGATAAGGGACGGAAAAGTAGAAGAATGA
- the ftsY gene encoding signal recognition particle-docking protein FtsY has translation MFGFFRRKPSLKEELKKNPNQPEKWLKLAQEREKEAPEALYNALIYSGGELVDSVAKTLKNLVIYREFEPYLEKIEKELGKEYSSFFEGMAQEYRGNLQAARNLYDVARNSANPLLSFLSSYHIALLYMKEGLYEFAYKVFKELEGKVPQEYEFDYTVKKREVEEKLGLTGSRILKTFKEGLKKTRDALGLSDFRGRKVDESLFEELEERLILADVGVNATMELVDYLKREAKKRKLKSSDQLLELLKEKLKEILVNCRGEINLSEKPSVILVLGVNGVGKTTTIGKLAKQLKDRGYSVVLAAADTFRAAAIEQLEVWADRAGVRIVKASEGTDPAAVVYDAIQSVKAKEDDVLIVDTAGRLHNKERLMKEIHKIKKVIGREFPGQPAEILLVLDANTGQNAISQAKAFKEITDVTGIALTKLDGTAKGGIVIAICNELKIPIKLVGIGEKIEDLRPFDPEEFVEGLFEEEPSTQ, from the coding sequence ATGTTTGGATTTTTTAGAAGGAAGCCCTCTTTAAAGGAGGAGCTCAAGAAAAACCCCAACCAACCTGAAAAGTGGTTAAAGCTTGCCCAGGAAAGAGAAAAGGAGGCTCCAGAGGCCCTGTATAATGCCCTTATCTACAGCGGTGGGGAGCTCGTTGATTCAGTAGCAAAGACTTTAAAGAACCTTGTTATCTATAGGGAGTTTGAACCGTACCTTGAGAAGATAGAGAAGGAGCTTGGAAAGGAGTATTCCTCATTCTTTGAAGGAATGGCCCAAGAGTACAGGGGTAACCTTCAAGCTGCAAGGAACCTCTACGATGTGGCAAGGAACTCGGCCAATCCTTTACTCTCCTTCCTCTCTTCTTACCACATCGCCCTTCTTTACATGAAGGAGGGGCTTTATGAATTCGCCTACAAAGTCTTCAAAGAGCTTGAGGGTAAAGTTCCTCAGGAGTACGAGTTTGACTACACTGTTAAGAAGAGGGAAGTTGAGGAGAAGTTAGGATTAACCGGTTCAAGGATTTTAAAGACTTTTAAAGAGGGACTAAAAAAGACCAGAGACGCCCTTGGGCTTTCGGATTTTAGGGGAAGAAAGGTAGATGAGAGCCTCTTTGAAGAACTTGAGGAGAGGTTAATTCTGGCCGACGTCGGAGTTAACGCAACTATGGAGCTTGTGGATTACTTAAAGAGGGAGGCTAAAAAGAGGAAGTTAAAGAGCTCCGACCAGCTCCTTGAGCTTTTAAAGGAGAAGTTAAAGGAGATTCTAGTTAATTGTAGGGGTGAAATTAACCTATCTGAGAAACCTTCGGTTATATTAGTTCTTGGAGTTAACGGGGTTGGAAAGACTACAACCATCGGAAAGCTTGCAAAACAGTTAAAGGACAGGGGATACTCCGTAGTCCTTGCTGCTGCCGACACCTTCCGAGCAGCTGCGATTGAGCAGCTTGAAGTCTGGGCCGATAGGGCTGGAGTAAGAATAGTTAAGGCTTCGGAAGGAACGGACCCAGCAGCCGTTGTCTATGATGCGATTCAGAGTGTAAAAGCCAAAGAGGACGACGTTTTAATAGTTGACACTGCCGGAAGGCTTCACAATAAAGAGAGGTTAATGAAGGAAATCCACAAGATAAAGAAGGTTATAGGAAGGGAGTTTCCCGGTCAACCTGCTGAAATTCTTCTCGTTCTTGATGCCAATACGGGTCAGAACGCCATAAGTCAAGCCAAGGCCTTTAAGGAGATAACCGACGTTACAGGAATAGCCCTTACAAAGCTTGACGGAACGGCAAAGGGAGGAATAGTAATTGCAATCTGCAACGAGCTTAAGATTCCTATAAAGCTCGTTGGAATTGGGGAGAAGATAGAGGACCTCCGTCCCTTTGACCCTGAAGAGTTCGTAGAGGGGCTTTTTGAGGAGGAGCCTAGCACTCAATAG
- a CDS encoding ABC transporter permease, whose amino-acid sequence MKLKSLVSYFKENKKRLILSILGIAIGVFSLSLMMGITQAMKLKVERAIGKLGSRVLVILPGEVKNLGGRTVQLSFYPTLKVKDAEEIKKKCPDVEEVSPYKKVSPNVHYMGKRITAEVYGVWPSYSKIADYKPICGRFLSKEDNEEIAQRAVLGYEVAKKLYGEECPVGKVIYLFNAPYRIVGVMEKRGTDLSGENLDERVYIPLSSAVKRISNVDYVDGIYLLPSEGAEIEKVKREVEEFLIKRHGKKDFSVNKFEDLINTQKQAMEIFSKLSLIVSSISFGVGALGILGVMILSVYERLVEIGVKRTFGATRLEIALQFLIESVVLSLIGGIGGALLSSLIVLAVSTFAGWGTFVPLRGALISLLLAGLVGTISGVYPALRASSFDPKEILKET is encoded by the coding sequence ATGAAGTTAAAGAGCTTAGTTAGCTACTTTAAAGAGAACAAGAAAAGGCTAATTCTCTCAATACTTGGAATAGCAATAGGGGTTTTCTCTCTATCCCTCATGATGGGAATAACCCAAGCGATGAAGTTAAAGGTGGAAAGGGCAATAGGAAAGTTAGGTTCCCGAGTTTTAGTAATCTTACCGGGGGAGGTTAAAAACCTCGGAGGTAGAACTGTTCAGCTCTCCTTCTACCCAACTCTAAAGGTTAAGGACGCAGAGGAGATAAAAAAGAAGTGCCCAGATGTGGAGGAGGTCTCCCCTTACAAGAAAGTTTCACCTAACGTCCACTACATGGGAAAGAGAATTACCGCCGAAGTATATGGAGTATGGCCTTCTTACTCAAAAATCGCAGACTACAAACCTATATGCGGAAGGTTTTTAAGTAAAGAAGACAACGAGGAAATTGCCCAAAGGGCGGTTCTGGGCTACGAGGTGGCAAAGAAGCTCTACGGTGAAGAGTGTCCAGTAGGGAAGGTTATATACCTCTTTAACGCCCCTTACAGAATTGTTGGAGTAATGGAAAAGAGGGGAACCGACCTAAGCGGAGAGAACCTTGATGAAAGGGTTTACATCCCTCTATCCTCGGCAGTTAAGAGGATTTCAAACGTTGACTACGTAGATGGAATATACTTACTGCCCTCTGAAGGAGCAGAAATTGAAAAAGTAAAGAGGGAAGTAGAAGAGTTCCTAATAAAAAGGCACGGAAAAAAGGACTTCAGCGTAAATAAATTTGAAGACTTAATTAATACGCAAAAACAGGCCATGGAGATCTTCTCAAAACTATCCCTCATAGTCTCTTCTATCTCCTTCGGAGTAGGAGCTCTAGGGATTCTCGGAGTAATGATCCTATCCGTCTACGAAAGGCTGGTGGAAATTGGAGTAAAGAGGACCTTTGGAGCAACCAGGCTGGAGATAGCCCTACAGTTCTTAATTGAATCAGTAGTTCTTTCCTTGATTGGAGGTATTGGGGGAGCTCTTCTTTCATCCCTAATCGTTTTAGCCGTTTCAACCTTTGCCGGTTGGGGCACGTTTGTTCCTTTAAGGGGAGCTCTTATATCGCTCCTTCTGGCTGGACTTGTAGGAACGATCTCCGGAGTTTACCCTGCTTTAAGGGCCTCATCCTTTGATCCAAAAGAGATACTGAAAGAAACCTAA
- a CDS encoding ABC transporter permease: MKLFILKELISSLLYSKVRTVFGVLGILFGVVSLVLIVAAIEGSSLQAKKVIEKLGPDSVLIISGSVKRGPRSSFQNLSLKDVAQIQKLEGIFALTYGIVKPTMISNGENPKFSSVFGVGENWFTSWNYRIELGRGFTEEDFRELRKVAVVGHDVSDFFWPGKNPIGKIILVGKTPLKVVGVYEKKGKTPNGHNLDNRLFTPYRVFDKTIEKTYDKVSVIRFRVLNLNDYDRIVEETRKILLRNHKPDEFMIITPVVVKKFLSMLSATLALFLGIASLTALVVGGFVLSSIFYVNVYTREWEVGLRKALGATKKEVTYFFLSESLIVAVISSVAGSLIGILAIKWILPKLNIPVVYPIKAFIIAPLFAVAVSLFAVYFPARKAAGFEPVRALRKKA; this comes from the coding sequence ATGAAGCTCTTTATACTGAAGGAACTAATCTCTTCTCTCCTTTACAGTAAAGTAAGGACTGTTTTCGGAGTTCTAGGAATCCTCTTCGGCGTTGTCTCTTTGGTTTTAATCGTAGCCGCCATTGAGGGGAGCTCCCTCCAGGCCAAAAAGGTAATAGAGAAACTCGGTCCCGACTCCGTTTTAATAATTTCAGGCTCGGTAAAGAGAGGACCTCGCTCCTCCTTTCAGAACTTAAGCCTAAAGGACGTTGCCCAGATTCAAAAACTTGAAGGAATATTTGCCCTAACCTACGGAATAGTAAAACCGACAATGATCTCAAACGGCGAAAATCCAAAGTTTTCGTCCGTCTTTGGAGTCGGGGAAAACTGGTTTACCTCGTGGAACTATAGGATTGAACTAGGAAGGGGATTTACAGAGGAAGACTTTAGGGAGCTAAGGAAAGTAGCAGTCGTAGGTCACGACGTTAGCGACTTCTTCTGGCCGGGGAAAAATCCAATCGGGAAAATTATCCTGGTGGGGAAAACTCCTCTAAAGGTGGTAGGAGTCTACGAGAAGAAGGGAAAAACTCCTAACGGACACAACCTTGACAACAGGCTCTTTACCCCCTATCGGGTCTTTGATAAAACGATAGAGAAAACTTACGATAAAGTGAGCGTCATAAGGTTTAGAGTATTAAACCTTAACGACTACGACAGAATCGTTGAGGAAACCAGGAAAATTTTACTTAGAAACCACAAACCTGATGAGTTTATGATAATAACTCCGGTTGTCGTAAAGAAGTTCCTCTCTATGCTTTCTGCCACTTTAGCCCTATTCCTAGGAATTGCCTCTTTAACTGCCCTCGTAGTCGGAGGCTTCGTCCTCTCCTCCATCTTCTACGTTAACGTTTACACGAGGGAGTGGGAAGTAGGACTGAGGAAAGCCCTTGGAGCTACGAAAAAGGAAGTTACGTACTTTTTCTTAAGTGAGTCTCTAATCGTAGCCGTAATCTCCTCAGTTGCAGGTTCTCTAATAGGAATCCTGGCGATTAAGTGGATTCTACCTAAACTTAACATTCCAGTAGTTTACCCGATTAAAGCCTTTATAATAGCTCCGCTGTTTGCAGTTGCAGTAAGCCTGTTTGCAGTTTACTTCCCCGCAAGGAAAGCAGCCGGATTTGAGCCTGTAAGAGCTTTGAGGAAAAAAGCATGA
- the trpD gene encoding anthranilate phosphoribosyltransferase — protein sequence MEFKELLNRLVEGQDLSYDESKDLFKSVMEGELTDVQIAGILVSLRCKGETVDEISGAASVMREKATRVPISEEIRSRLVDTCGTGGDQKGTFNISTTVALVVAACGVPVAKHGNRSVTSRCGSADILESFGVRIDLTPEQVAKCIEELNFGFMFAPRFHPAMASVVRPRRELGIRTIFNVLGPLTNPAGAKRQLMGVYSEELTEKLAEVLSKLGSQRAFVVHGKDGIDEITITGSTKVTELSNGEIKSYIVNPEDFGLRRAPLSEILAGETLEENREIVRRVLTGEERGAKRDVVALNSAFALLAAGSVSSVEEGIGRAISVMEEGKPYELLCRLVKLTNSF from the coding sequence ATGGAGTTTAAAGAGCTCTTAAACAGACTCGTTGAAGGTCAAGACCTTTCCTATGATGAGAGTAAAGATCTCTTTAAATCGGTAATGGAAGGGGAGCTAACTGACGTTCAGATAGCCGGTATTCTGGTTTCTCTAAGGTGTAAAGGAGAGACTGTTGATGAGATTTCCGGAGCTGCCTCAGTTATGAGGGAGAAGGCTACCAGGGTTCCCATTTCAGAGGAAATCAGGAGCAGACTTGTTGATACCTGTGGGACCGGAGGGGATCAGAAGGGGACCTTTAACATTTCCACAACCGTTGCTCTGGTTGTTGCTGCCTGCGGAGTTCCTGTTGCAAAGCACGGCAACCGTTCTGTAACAAGCAGGTGTGGTAGCGCAGACATCTTGGAGAGTTTTGGCGTTAGGATAGACTTGACGCCTGAGCAGGTTGCAAAGTGTATAGAGGAGCTTAACTTCGGTTTTATGTTTGCTCCCAGGTTCCATCCGGCGATGGCTTCCGTCGTTCGTCCCCGCAGGGAGCTTGGAATAAGGACGATTTTTAACGTTTTAGGTCCTCTGACAAATCCTGCAGGTGCAAAGAGGCAACTTATGGGAGTTTACTCTGAGGAGTTGACTGAAAAGTTGGCGGAAGTCCTTTCTAAACTTGGTTCTCAGAGGGCCTTTGTAGTTCACGGTAAGGACGGAATAGATGAGATAACGATAACTGGAAGTACAAAAGTAACTGAGCTCAGTAATGGAGAGATAAAGAGTTACATCGTTAACCCTGAGGACTTTGGTCTGAGGAGAGCTCCCCTCTCAGAGATTCTCGCAGGTGAGACCCTTGAGGAAAATAGGGAGATAGTTAGGAGAGTTTTAACTGGTGAGGAGAGGGGAGCAAAGAGGGACGTTGTTGCCCTCAACTCAGCCTTTGCCCTCCTTGCTGCAGGTTCAGTTTCCTCCGTTGAGGAGGGGATAGGGAGGGCTATTTCTGTAATGGAAGAAGGTAAACCCTACGAGCTCCTCTGTAGGCTCGTAAAGCTTACAAACAGCTTCTAA
- a CDS encoding GIY-YIG nuclease family protein, with translation MPDKLKGTYVLEFLILQELNLRVRSGKEFFLFPGLYAYVGSAFGSGGIPSRLYRHLKREKKRHWHLDFITTSPYFSPLLAVVIPNLRVECEVAGFISKFGSPVPSFGSSDCPCTSHLFSVRSLEEVNSGLLKKFSSAKIFKTSQLERVWSLKSS, from the coding sequence TTGCCCGATAAGTTAAAGGGAACTTACGTCCTGGAGTTTTTAATCCTTCAGGAGTTAAATCTTAGAGTGAGGAGTGGAAAGGAGTTTTTCCTCTTTCCCGGCCTTTACGCCTACGTAGGTTCTGCCTTTGGTTCGGGAGGGATACCGTCCCGACTTTACCGCCACCTTAAGAGGGAGAAAAAGAGGCACTGGCACCTTGACTTTATAACGACTTCTCCTTACTTCTCTCCCCTCCTTGCAGTTGTTATTCCTAACTTAAGGGTAGAGTGTGAAGTTGCAGGCTTCATCTCTAAGTTCGGCTCTCCCGTACCCTCTTTCGGCTCTTCTGACTGCCCGTGTACTTCTCACCTGTTTTCTGTGAGAAGTCTTGAGGAAGTCAACTCTGGACTTTTAAAAAAGTTCAGCAGTGCTAAAATTTTCAAAACCAGCCAACTGGAGAGGGTATGGAGTTTAAAGAGCTCTTAA